In Desulfonatronovibrio hydrogenovorans DSM 9292, the following proteins share a genomic window:
- a CDS encoding alanine/glycine:cation symporter family protein has product MSILNWLGDLVWGPPMLILLVGTGFFLTVRLRGLQFFKLWYSHKLIFTRDKTSKGDISHFQALTTALAATIGTGNIAGVATAIFLGGPGAVFWMWMTGLVGMATKYSEAILAVKYRVTDKKGEMSGGPMYYLERGLGWKWLGVLFAVFGAIAAFGIGNMVQSNSVAAAVESTFSVSPFITGVVLAFLTALVVLGGIKSIGRVTAYLVPFMAAVYTVGGLVVITSNLSAVPEAFGAIFGSAFGSEAVMGGAVGAAIRFGVARGVFSNEAGLGSAPIAAAAARTDYPGRQALVSMTQTFIDTIIVCTITALAILTSGVLTTGLTGAALTTAAFNAGLPGHGGFIVAVGIMLFAYSTILGWCYYGEKCLEYLISVKAVIYYRYLFVFFVFVGAVAQLDFVWTFSDVMNGLMAVPNLVGLLALSGVVVAETKRFLDNTRHER; this is encoded by the coding sequence ATGAGCATTCTGAACTGGCTGGGTGATCTTGTCTGGGGCCCTCCCATGTTGATCCTGCTGGTGGGTACGGGATTCTTCCTGACCGTCAGACTCAGGGGACTGCAGTTTTTTAAACTCTGGTATTCCCATAAACTTATCTTTACCAGGGATAAGACAAGTAAAGGAGACATTTCTCATTTTCAGGCCCTGACCACGGCCTTAGCAGCCACCATAGGAACAGGAAATATTGCCGGCGTGGCCACTGCCATTTTTCTGGGCGGTCCAGGAGCGGTTTTCTGGATGTGGATGACCGGACTGGTGGGGATGGCCACCAAGTACTCTGAGGCGATCCTGGCCGTGAAGTACAGGGTTACGGACAAAAAAGGCGAAATGTCAGGCGGTCCCATGTACTATCTGGAGAGGGGCCTTGGCTGGAAGTGGCTGGGGGTCCTCTTTGCCGTTTTTGGAGCTATAGCAGCCTTTGGCATCGGCAATATGGTCCAGTCCAATTCAGTGGCAGCAGCAGTTGAGTCTACATTTTCAGTGTCACCTTTTATCACTGGAGTTGTCCTTGCCTTTTTGACTGCTCTTGTGGTTCTAGGCGGCATAAAAAGTATCGGTCGGGTGACCGCATATCTTGTCCCGTTTATGGCTGCTGTGTACACCGTGGGCGGACTGGTGGTCATCACCTCCAATCTGTCAGCTGTTCCTGAGGCTTTTGGAGCTATTTTCGGTTCTGCTTTTGGCAGCGAGGCGGTAATGGGCGGAGCCGTGGGAGCCGCCATCCGCTTCGGAGTGGCCAGGGGAGTCTTCTCCAATGAGGCTGGTCTTGGAAGTGCTCCCATTGCAGCGGCCGCTGCCAGGACTGACTATCCCGGACGTCAGGCTCTGGTAAGCATGACCCAGACCTTTATTGACACCATTATAGTCTGTACCATTACGGCCCTGGCCATCCTGACCAGCGGAGTGCTGACCACAGGCCTGACCGGAGCAGCCTTGACCACTGCAGCCTTTAATGCCGGTCTGCCTGGGCATGGAGGGTTTATCGTGGCTGTCGGGATCATGCTTTTTGCCTATTCAACCATCCTTGGCTGGTGTTATTACGGCGAGAAATGTCTTGAGTACCTTATTTCTGTAAAAGCTGTTATATATTACAGGTATCTTTTTGTCTTTTTCGTGTTTGTCGGTGCAGTGGCACAACTTGACTTTGTCTGGACATTTTCAGATGTCATGAACGGCCTGATGGCTGTGCCTAACCTGGTCGGGCTTTTGGCCCTGAGCGGAGTTGTGGTGGCCGAGACCAAAAGGTTTCTGGACAATACCAGGCATGAACGCTGA
- a CDS encoding glycosyltransferase family 2 protein — MRQPIFSIVIPSRGTRPKSLKLAIKSVLGAVEACSDMMSQDVELLVGFDGITGDRVVALENVFYFDLPADKNWGNAPRNILLKRARGEKVVFLDDDNALVSSAFDTYCKFFDFEMLIARIDVSQAFECSYLPQDQPGKSLVRQGNIDPLCLCLSRELVVVRCGGWTSKGGYEADYLNMLQYYRRARTIKVVQDVVGIYDAGQGLDEHGLNFRQEKLLKAGIKSRPI; from the coding sequence TTGAGACAGCCGATATTTTCAATTGTCATTCCCAGCCGGGGAACAAGACCTAAGTCTCTTAAACTTGCCATTAAGAGTGTCCTGGGGGCTGTGGAGGCCTGTTCCGACATGATGAGCCAGGATGTCGAGCTTCTGGTCGGATTCGACGGCATAACCGGGGACAGGGTCGTTGCTCTGGAAAATGTATTTTATTTTGACCTGCCTGCAGACAAGAACTGGGGCAATGCTCCCAGAAACATTCTTTTAAAAAGGGCCAGAGGGGAGAAGGTAGTTTTCCTGGACGACGACAACGCCCTGGTTTCTTCAGCCTTTGATACTTACTGCAAATTTTTCGATTTTGAGATGCTCATTGCCCGGATCGACGTTAGCCAGGCTTTTGAGTGCAGTTATCTTCCCCAGGACCAGCCTGGAAAATCCCTGGTGCGCCAGGGAAATATTGATCCCCTGTGTCTTTGCCTGTCCAGGGAGCTGGTGGTGGTCCGCTGCGGTGGATGGACCAGCAAGGGAGGCTATGAGGCCGATTACCTGAACATGCTTCAATATTACAGGCGGGCCAGGACAATTAAGGTTGTCCAGGATGTGGTGGGTATTTACGACGCAGGGCAGGGTTTGGATGAACATGGGCTGAATTTCAGGCAGGAAAAGCTGCTCAAAGCTGGAATAAAATCCAGGCCCATATAG
- a CDS encoding CDP-glycerol glycerophosphotransferase family protein, protein MNNNPFPELDILFYAERGLHLPFLEPVHDYLKTAYPDLRLGFSAPPLTPSTSDLPGCGLSEAETARIQRKTMYFEDSASITSKLAVVADVCHFRIPHIPRVVNLGHGLICKGHYYCRTSVTRRENLSELVCVPGPWHKRRLEQNVFVPIEVTGFIKSDLFFGSKRMDSGKFRQDMGIDPENNIILFAPTFNEELSAIPVIQDQLAHLAGQENTVLIKLHQATADHWKRMYQELARKNQNIVYLTEGDYAPMMHAADVMISDVSSIFVEFMLLDKPVVLFKNPKITDFPGFNANNIEYRVRDAVQEAETFSQLQAQVEKALAAPDALSSLRTKYIEELDFGRDGQSAQRAGQAIVDRLMHKNRSKTQLGRFSIFLFIEDDVDLQILEASFDQLSRESLKFPMEVLPVGGSRIDYPWPRTGFPVLAGDGELLGFSRALERARGNMGVLLKPGWSMPQGWIKWLSNHFQWNDNTGMVKATSDINLIRPLIGEILPGGNPPIIAKALASILLTLGIGNASLNDGLASPCSMIPMPVLQACISTGSGIHQDDIAPGIELIITSAGLQSLSALDTFAYPMQETFIVWDQQALMNIVDFLKNQGMPELAVQYIERYGTG, encoded by the coding sequence ATGAACAATAACCCTTTTCCTGAGCTGGATATCCTTTTTTATGCAGAAAGAGGCCTGCATCTTCCTTTCCTGGAACCAGTCCACGATTATCTGAAGACTGCCTATCCCGATTTAAGGCTGGGCTTTTCTGCTCCACCCCTGACTCCGTCTACTTCTGATCTGCCTGGATGCGGCTTGAGTGAAGCTGAAACAGCCCGCATCCAAAGAAAGACCATGTACTTTGAGGATTCAGCTTCCATTACTTCAAAACTGGCTGTTGTGGCTGATGTCTGTCATTTTCGCATCCCTCACATTCCAAGGGTGGTCAATCTTGGGCACGGCCTCATCTGCAAAGGCCACTACTATTGCCGGACTTCAGTCACCAGAAGGGAAAACCTCTCCGAACTTGTCTGCGTGCCCGGCCCCTGGCACAAAAGAAGACTGGAACAAAATGTATTTGTTCCCATCGAGGTGACCGGCTTTATCAAATCAGACCTTTTCTTTGGGTCCAAAAGAATGGATTCAGGAAAATTCCGCCAAGACATGGGGATTGACCCGGAAAACAATATCATCCTCTTTGCTCCTACTTTTAATGAAGAACTTTCAGCCATCCCGGTCATTCAGGACCAGCTAGCCCACTTAGCTGGCCAGGAGAATACGGTCCTGATCAAGCTGCATCAGGCAACTGCCGACCACTGGAAAAGGATGTATCAGGAACTGGCCCGGAAAAATCAAAACATCGTTTATCTGACCGAAGGAGATTATGCCCCCATGATGCACGCCGCTGATGTTATGATCAGCGATGTCTCTTCCATCTTCGTGGAATTCATGCTTCTGGACAAACCAGTGGTGCTTTTCAAAAACCCGAAGATAACGGATTTTCCAGGCTTCAACGCAAACAATATCGAGTACAGGGTCAGGGATGCGGTCCAGGAGGCTGAAACATTTTCCCAGCTCCAAGCCCAAGTTGAAAAAGCCCTGGCAGCCCCTGATGCCCTGAGCAGTTTAAGAACCAAGTATATTGAAGAGTTGGATTTTGGCCGGGATGGACAGAGCGCGCAAAGGGCCGGACAAGCCATCGTGGACCGGCTGATGCATAAAAACCGGTCCAAAACGCAACTGGGCAGGTTCTCGATTTTCCTGTTCATAGAGGATGACGTTGACCTGCAGATCCTTGAAGCATCCTTTGATCAGTTGTCCAGAGAGTCATTAAAATTCCCCATGGAAGTCCTGCCGGTGGGAGGGTCCAGGATTGACTACCCCTGGCCCCGGACCGGATTTCCGGTTCTGGCTGGAGATGGAGAACTGCTTGGTTTCAGCAGAGCTTTGGAAAGGGCCAGGGGGAACATGGGTGTCCTTTTAAAACCTGGCTGGAGTATGCCTCAAGGCTGGATAAAATGGCTGAGCAACCATTTTCAATGGAATGACAACACCGGCATGGTCAAGGCCACCAGCGACATCAACCTGATCAGGCCCCTTATTGGCGAGATTCTGCCTGGCGGAAATCCCCCCATTATTGCCAAGGCCCTGGCCAGTATTCTGCTCACCCTTGGCATTGGCAACGCATCTTTAAACGACGGCCTTGCATCCCCCTGCTCCATGATTCCCATGCCTGTGCTTCAGGCCTGTATCAGTACCGGGTCAGGCATCCATCAGGATGATATTGCACCAGGCATCGAATTGATCATCACCAGTGCCGGACTGCAAAGCCTCAGTGCCCTGGATACCTTTGCCTATCCCATGCAGGAAACCTTCATTGTCTGGGATCAGCAGGCATTGATGAACATTGTCGACTTTCTGAAAAATCAGGGAATGCCTGAACTGGCTGTTCAGTATATTGAAAGGTACGGAACAGGATAA
- the rpmF gene encoding 50S ribosomal protein L32: protein MALPKKKTSKSKKGMRRSHDHIPTPNFIYCECGEAALPHRICPDCGTYKGRQYLRPQQDASS, encoded by the coding sequence ATGGCTCTACCAAAAAAGAAGACTTCAAAATCCAAAAAAGGCATGCGCAGATCTCATGATCACATTCCTACTCCGAACTTTATTTATTGCGAATGCGGCGAAGCTGCTCTTCCCCATCGCATCTGTCCGGACTGCGGAACTTACAAGGGTCGCCAGTATTTAAGGCCGCAGCAGGATGCATCCAGCTAA
- a CDS encoding DUF169 domain-containing protein, protein MQSRIASILGLKYQPVVLLWSDDKPEQAVEFKPGRWGCVMFSFAAAAKGRQAVFARETYGCWGGGVGLGFGNRYLDFPGGEECFHYFLSCGNKHFEPGKSVAEHLKGPGMEEFCDDFLEGERYLKGPEEVRAFVKNLPIVDIPASYVVLKPLALVKEDEVPKTITFLVNPDQLSALVVLASYGRRTCDNVTMPFAAGCQTIGILSYAEGKRDEPRAVVGLTDISARKNVRKLLDHDLLSFSMPLNLFEEMENNVDESFLFRTTWKSMVG, encoded by the coding sequence ATGCAGAGTAGAATCGCATCGATACTGGGGCTGAAGTATCAGCCTGTGGTCCTGTTATGGTCGGATGACAAACCAGAGCAGGCTGTTGAATTTAAACCTGGTCGCTGGGGGTGCGTCATGTTTTCCTTTGCCGCGGCAGCCAAGGGCCGGCAAGCTGTTTTTGCCAGGGAAACTTATGGTTGCTGGGGAGGAGGAGTTGGCCTTGGCTTTGGGAATAGATATCTAGATTTTCCAGGTGGTGAAGAATGTTTTCACTATTTTTTGTCCTGCGGCAATAAGCATTTTGAACCAGGCAAAAGTGTGGCTGAACACCTGAAAGGACCAGGCATGGAAGAGTTTTGTGATGATTTTTTAGAGGGTGAGCGTTACCTCAAAGGGCCTGAAGAGGTTAGGGCCTTTGTGAAAAACCTGCCCATTGTGGATATTCCTGCCAGTTACGTGGTTTTAAAGCCTTTGGCCCTGGTAAAAGAAGATGAAGTTCCCAAAACCATAACTTTTCTGGTCAATCCGGATCAGCTTTCAGCCCTGGTGGTCCTGGCCAGCTACGGCCGCAGGACATGTGACAATGTAACCATGCCTTTTGCAGCTGGATGCCAGACCATTGGCATCCTTTCCTATGCTGAGGGCAAAAGGGATGAACCCCGGGCTGTGGTCGGGCTGACGGATATTTCAGCCAGGAAGAATGTCCGAAAACTTCTGGACCATGATCTGCTTTCTTTTTCCATGCCTTTAAACCTGTTTGAGGAAATGGAAAATAATGTGGATGAGAGCTTTTTGTTCAGAACTACCTGGAAGTCCATGGTGGGTTGA
- the rpmB gene encoding 50S ribosomal protein L28: MSKQCDICGKRPQVGNNVSHANNRNKRRFLPNLQKVRTQDSQGRVTRIDVCTRCIRSGAVVKPVVN; encoded by the coding sequence ATGAGCAAGCAGTGTGATATTTGCGGAAAAAGGCCCCAGGTAGGCAACAATGTCAGCCACGCCAACAATCGCAACAAAAGAAGGTTTCTGCCCAACCTGCAAAAGGTTCGGACCCAGGACAGTCAGGGCAGGGTCACCAGGATTGACGTATGCACCAGGTGCATCAGGTCCGGGGCTGTTGTCAAACCAGTGGTTAATTAA
- a CDS encoding NTP transferase domain-containing protein: MKAVILAAGVGSRLGRPFPKCLTQMPGGEPILGRQIRILNESGVNQVIVVVGFKKTLIMEQYPEALYKYNPFYYITNTSKSLLCALENVDDDVLWVNGDVVFDSQLIRDVLDHPFNTTAVDRKKCGAEEVKYTEDDLGFIASISKEVERPLGEAVGVNKIQKNDIKTFIQALKDCHDEDYFEKGMELAISKGVKFKALDISRYRCIEVDFEEDLIQAKDMFAISSPSPAKLMSIKPENPQNGLPIELIEAKNLQRKLSKSSAG, encoded by the coding sequence ATGAAAGCAGTAATTCTTGCCGCTGGAGTAGGCAGCCGCCTGGGCAGACCCTTTCCCAAGTGCCTGACCCAGATGCCGGGCGGGGAACCCATTCTGGGCAGGCAGATCAGGATACTTAATGAATCAGGAGTAAACCAGGTCATCGTGGTGGTCGGCTTTAAAAAGACCCTGATCATGGAACAGTATCCCGAGGCCCTTTATAAGTACAACCCCTTCTACTACATCACCAATACATCCAAGAGTCTGTTGTGCGCCCTGGAAAATGTTGATGATGACGTACTCTGGGTGAATGGTGACGTGGTCTTTGATTCCCAGCTGATCAGAGACGTCCTGGATCACCCTTTCAACACCACAGCCGTGGACCGCAAAAAATGCGGGGCAGAGGAGGTCAAATACACTGAGGATGACTTGGGCTTTATCGCCAGCATATCCAAAGAAGTTGAAAGGCCTCTGGGTGAAGCAGTAGGAGTGAACAAAATTCAAAAAAATGACATAAAGACATTTATCCAGGCTTTAAAAGACTGTCATGATGAAGATTATTTTGAAAAGGGTATGGAGCTGGCCATAAGCAAGGGAGTGAAATTCAAGGCCCTGGATATTTCAAGATACCGGTGCATAGAAGTTGATTTTGAAGAAGACCTGATTCAGGCCAAGGACATGTTTGCCATCAGCAGTCCTTCCCCGGCAAAATTAATGTCCATAAAGCCAGAGAACCCGCAGAATGGACTGCCAATTGAACTTATTGAGGCCAAAAATCTGCAAAGAAAACTTTCAAAGTCTTCAGCCGGGTGA
- a CDS encoding YceD family protein translates to MQGKWLPISDIPVQGREFYFEDDQGWTSIWKEAGLECRSSGQLSGTLGVFPQKHGVYFQGSITGQIAMPCTRCLEYGPVELDHRFDLFEEFEDAMNDPEGPGLIKFDNGQWMFSLERVLLEQFILTLPDKPLCQEDCSGLCPACGEIIGHGSCRCSKQGADPRMAVFRGLKIK, encoded by the coding sequence ATGCAAGGAAAGTGGTTGCCCATATCAGACATCCCGGTCCAAGGCCGGGAGTTTTATTTTGAAGATGACCAGGGCTGGACGTCCATCTGGAAAGAAGCAGGGCTTGAATGCCGGTCATCTGGCCAGCTGAGTGGCACCCTGGGGGTATTTCCTCAGAAACATGGAGTTTATTTCCAGGGCTCCATAACAGGGCAGATCGCCATGCCCTGCACCCGGTGTCTTGAGTACGGACCGGTTGAACTGGACCACCGGTTCGACCTGTTTGAAGAATTTGAAGATGCCATGAATGACCCTGAGGGGCCTGGGCTGATAAAATTTGACAACGGGCAGTGGATGTTCAGCCTTGAACGGGTTCTCTTGGAACAGTTCATTTTGACCCTTCCGGATAAACCTCTTTGTCAGGAAGACTGCTCCGGACTTTGTCCTGCATGCGGCGAAATAATCGGACACGGCTCATGCCGCTGCAGCAAGCAGGGTGCTGACCCAAGAATGGCAGTATTTCGCGGTCTGAAAATTAAATAA
- a CDS encoding class I SAM-dependent methyltransferase — translation MKLETLLELIMEAVAENPATSLIRKKTFQLIEELRSEGNTELAEALERNVRIRTANPDMGTYKNYWNHLAQRLEPDEATGGGPDMHHKQYTFLVDECGLKSGEIFLDIGTGSLRGTRDIITYLEAGNFHGMDVSEALISFSQERVAASPEMSSRRPSFCVDDRFRFSSIFPDKTFDFAFAKSVFTHVYPDAIWDCLTQLRRVISPSGRFFATIFKDNSVQIYRGDVRKMYFNTVWLAETANLSGWTLEEIGNTRVGQYMCLFTPN, via the coding sequence ATGAAGCTTGAAACCTTGCTTGAACTGATAATGGAAGCTGTTGCTGAAAATCCGGCAACCAGCCTGATCCGCAAAAAGACTTTCCAGTTGATTGAGGAGCTGCGCAGTGAGGGAAATACTGAGTTGGCAGAGGCCCTTGAAAGAAATGTCCGAATCAGAACCGCCAATCCCGACATGGGAACGTACAAAAATTACTGGAATCATCTTGCCCAGAGGCTGGAGCCGGATGAAGCCACTGGTGGCGGGCCTGATATGCACCACAAGCAGTATACTTTTCTGGTGGATGAATGCGGACTGAAATCCGGGGAAATTTTCCTCGATATTGGAACAGGCTCCCTGCGAGGAACCAGAGACATTATCACCTATCTTGAAGCCGGCAATTTTCACGGCATGGATGTGTCCGAGGCCTTAATCTCTTTTTCTCAAGAAAGGGTGGCTGCTTCTCCAGAAATGTCCTCCAGGCGACCGAGCTTTTGCGTTGATGACCGATTTCGTTTTTCCAGTATCTTCCCTGACAAGACATTTGACTTTGCTTTTGCCAAATCGGTTTTTACCCATGTGTACCCTGATGCTATCTGGGACTGCCTGACTCAGTTGCGCAGGGTGATCAGCCCATCCGGCAGGTTTTTCGCGACCATTTTCAAAGACAATTCAGTTCAGATTTACAGGGGAGATGTCCGCAAGATGTATTTCAATACTGTCTGGCTGGCAGAAACTGCCAATCTTTCAGGGTGGACCCTGGAAGAAATCGGCAACACCAGGGTCGGGCAGTATATGTGCCTTTTTACTCCTAACTGA
- a CDS encoding glycosyltransferase, which produces MGQIRILFFVERNLHLPFLEPLHDYFQAHHPEIDVAFCAPLYRPSTREKPGCGLDPETMARLAGKSKFVSKPEDHAPSAVVIADINAATYLNNCGQIINVGHGMISKGCFYTSRPIIRRENLADLVCVPGELHKQSLLKNVFVPVEVTGFIKSDKLFGPQAADRKTFLQKHSIDPDKTVILFAPTYNPELSAIPVLQEQILNLPDPESHLVIKLHGMTDQNWSQFYRFEAAQKPNCTFIEDHDLSPCLQAADILISDVSSAFVEFMLLDRPIILVDNPAKSKFTHFDPQDIEYRAREACVVVKNYKELESAVKRESDQPERLSGLRQKYARALCFGRDGLAVQRTARAILSSLETDFPEKFSILVLWENMPDQQELISFWERMAWSTQGFIREVIMVGPRPDNSPLSRLADHWVECPYPDSSSIKKALQRASHAYISIIKSTSILQPGWLKYLYCHLRLNKDAETVQAMTQDSGYQAVVDKFFSAYRDRPLDELAFYFNRFLIGSSLQSTKIDPSCLMFRKNGAGQLLKDARDHQSCQRMFERLEEDIRKKQKKSLRCLDVLAYPCPGSENKTLSRKREKPLAGIVIPVFNNIDLTRNCLQSILKHGSSHPYEIIVVDNGSTDGTRKYLEDLAGRKLITAVFNQKNNGFAKACNQGAREAEADYLVFLNNDTEVTQGWLDALITCIDQDHLRAVAGSKLLYPDDTVQHAGVVFTDEKTVWHIYNGFHKDHPAVNKTRSFQALSAACMLVKQESFFRVGGFDERFINGFEDVDLCLKINRMGYTCCYCPDSVVYHHESRTQGRFDFAGHNEKLLGKLWAGQITADENLYYQQDLIRSEQITSPQGTASFVMHDQNPNPFLDRARNLKNGPNPGRAAALYITALKFNPYDPRNYETVEELADLYLTLGQFDLAEKCLAELIKSAPSAPRYLKLSAIQKKTAICLQPFKP; this is translated from the coding sequence ATGGGTCAGATCCGAATCCTTTTTTTTGTTGAGAGAAATCTGCACCTTCCTTTTCTGGAACCTTTGCATGACTACTTCCAGGCCCATCATCCGGAAATCGATGTTGCCTTCTGCGCCCCTCTATACCGGCCATCCACCAGAGAGAAACCTGGTTGCGGTCTTGATCCAGAAACCATGGCCCGACTGGCTGGAAAGTCAAAATTTGTTTCCAAGCCTGAAGACCACGCCCCCAGCGCAGTTGTGATAGCCGACATCAATGCGGCAACTTATCTCAATAACTGCGGACAGATCATAAATGTTGGCCACGGTATGATCAGCAAGGGGTGTTTTTACACCTCAAGGCCCATCATCAGGCGCGAAAATCTGGCCGACCTGGTCTGTGTCCCGGGAGAGCTTCACAAACAGTCTCTGCTCAAAAATGTGTTCGTCCCTGTAGAAGTCACCGGGTTCATAAAATCCGACAAACTCTTCGGTCCTCAGGCAGCAGACCGAAAAACATTTCTGCAAAAACATTCCATAGATCCAGACAAAACAGTCATTCTCTTTGCTCCTACCTACAACCCCGAGCTCTCGGCAATCCCGGTCCTCCAGGAGCAGATACTGAATCTTCCTGACCCTGAAAGTCATCTGGTTATCAAGCTGCACGGCATGACAGACCAGAACTGGTCCCAATTCTACAGATTTGAGGCAGCCCAAAAACCCAACTGCACCTTTATTGAAGACCACGACCTGTCGCCTTGTCTCCAGGCCGCAGACATTCTAATCAGCGATGTCTCATCAGCCTTTGTTGAATTCATGCTTCTGGACCGGCCCATCATCCTGGTGGACAACCCGGCAAAATCAAAATTCACTCATTTTGATCCCCAGGACATTGAATACAGGGCCAGGGAAGCCTGTGTGGTGGTCAAGAATTACAAGGAACTGGAGTCAGCCGTGAAAAGGGAGTCTGATCAACCAGAAAGGCTGTCCGGGTTAAGGCAAAAATACGCCCGGGCCCTCTGCTTTGGCCGGGACGGTCTGGCAGTCCAAAGAACCGCCCGGGCCATCCTCAGCAGCCTTGAGACTGATTTCCCGGAAAAATTTTCCATCCTGGTCCTGTGGGAAAACATGCCTGACCAGCAAGAACTGATCAGCTTCTGGGAAAGAATGGCCTGGTCTACCCAGGGTTTTATCAGGGAAGTGATCATGGTTGGGCCCAGACCGGACAACAGCCCCCTATCCAGACTGGCAGACCATTGGGTGGAATGTCCGTACCCGGATTCCAGCTCAATAAAAAAAGCCCTTCAAAGGGCAAGTCATGCTTACATATCCATAATAAAAAGCACTTCCATCTTGCAGCCAGGCTGGCTCAAGTATCTGTATTGCCACCTCAGGCTGAACAAGGATGCTGAAACAGTTCAGGCCATGACCCAGGATAGCGGATATCAGGCTGTGGTTGATAAGTTTTTCTCTGCCTACAGAGATCGACCACTGGATGAGCTGGCTTTTTATTTCAATAGATTTTTGATTGGCTCCAGTCTCCAGAGTACTAAAATCGACCCTTCATGCCTGATGTTCAGGAAAAATGGGGCAGGACAATTATTAAAGGACGCCAGGGACCATCAGTCCTGTCAACGGATGTTTGAAAGGCTGGAAGAGGATATCCGCAAAAAACAGAAAAAGAGTTTAAGATGTCTTGATGTTCTGGCTTATCCTTGTCCTGGCAGCGAAAACAAAACCTTGTCCCGTAAAAGAGAAAAACCTCTGGCTGGAATAGTCATTCCAGTCTTCAACAATATTGATTTAACCCGCAACTGTCTGCAAAGCATTCTGAAACACGGCTCCAGCCACCCCTATGAAATAATTGTTGTGGACAACGGCTCCACAGACGGAACAAGAAAGTATTTAGAGGATCTGGCCGGCAGAAAACTGATCACTGCTGTCTTCAACCAGAAAAATAATGGTTTTGCCAAAGCCTGCAATCAGGGAGCCCGGGAGGCAGAAGCCGACTATCTGGTCTTTTTAAACAATGACACCGAGGTTACTCAAGGATGGCTTGATGCCCTTATCACCTGCATTGACCAGGACCACTTAAGAGCTGTTGCAGGGTCCAAGCTCCTGTATCCCGATGACACTGTTCAGCATGCCGGAGTTGTGTTTACAGATGAAAAAACTGTCTGGCATATTTATAACGGTTTTCACAAAGATCATCCAGCTGTGAACAAGACCAGGTCCTTCCAGGCCCTCAGTGCGGCCTGCATGCTGGTTAAGCAGGAGAGCTTTTTCAGAGTTGGTGGGTTTGACGAACGATTCATAAACGGATTTGAAGATGTGGATCTGTGTTTGAAGATCAACAGGATGGGCTATACCTGCTGTTATTGTCCTGACTCAGTTGTCTATCACCATGAAAGCAGGACCCAGGGCCGGTTTGACTTTGCCGGACATAATGAAAAACTTTTGGGAAAACTTTGGGCCGGCCAGATTACAGCCGACGAAAACCTTTATTATCAACAGGATCTTATCAGAAGCGAGCAGATCACCTCTCCTCAAGGAACCGCTTCCTTTGTCATGCATGATCAGAACCCCAATCCGTTTCTGGACAGGGCCAGAAACCTGAAGAACGGTCCAAATCCGGGCAGGGCTGCTGCCCTCTATATTACGGCTCTAAAATTCAATCCCTATGACCCCAGAAACTATGAAACCGTGGAGGAACTGGCTGATCTTTATCTTACCCTTGGCCAGTTTGACCTGGCTGAAAAATGCCTTGCTGAACTGATCAAAAGCGCCCCTTCTGCCCCCCGGTATCTCAAACTTTCTGCGATCCAGAAAAAAACGGCCATTTGTCTTCAGCCGTTCAAACCATGA